In Sebastes fasciatus isolate fSebFas1 chromosome 24, fSebFas1.pri, whole genome shotgun sequence, the following are encoded in one genomic region:
- the LOC141762819 gene encoding uncharacterized protein LOC141762819 yields MTVSRLNRRGNKGAAAESFGAMKEFLFLLLVVTEASSRSHSSWCEPGCDCRGDLRFTICSRALFTQLPGRVPPNSELLDLSDNHISIIPKHSFNKNRKLRFLLLQNNNISVVEDGGFSQLEFLQKLDLSWNRISTLTGGFSIGLAFLRELQLAHNSLTSLDSRSFLHLDGLQRLNLTSNSIHTIQVRSFSSMSSLRQLHLEDNQLTSLRSGIFSMLRSLEVLNLAGNQIRETEMGVLKPLTSMTLLNLANNQMSTIFFKTFLHIHTYSTHILLEDNPWNCDCDLQRVFRKLQSIHRLFLDDYYNLTCKEPSALKDYRLMDVDTELCLAETVTVLVITVTVVITVLATMLMGKRKKKKNRKHWTQQGEFSDESDN; encoded by the exons ATGACTGTCAGCAGGTTAAACAGACGGGGAAACAAGGGAGCAGCTGCTG AGAGTTTTGGAGCCATGAAGGAgttcctgttcctcctcctggTGGTGACGGAGGCGTCCTCCAGGTCTCACAGCAGCTGGTGCGAGCCGGGCTGTGACTGCAGAGGAGATCTGAGGTTCACCATCTGCTCTCGGGCGCTCTTCACCCAGCTGCCCGGCAGAGTCCCCCCCAACTCCGAGCTCCTCGACCTCTCCGACAACCACATCTCCATCATCCCCAAACACTCCTTCAACAAAAACCGCAAGCTCAgattcctgctgctgcagaacaacaacatcagcGTGGTGGAGGACGGCGGCTTCTCCCAGCTGGAGTTCCTGCAAAAACTGGACCTGAGCTGGAACCGGATCTCCACCCTGACTGGAGGTTTCTCCATCGGCTTGGCCTTCCTGCGGGAGCTGCAGCTCGCCCACAACAGCCTGACGAGCCTGGACAGCCGAAGCTTCCTGCACCTGGACGGCCTCCAGAGGTTAAACCTGACCAGCAACAGCATCCACACCATCCAGGTGAGGTCGTTCTCCTCCATGAGCAGCCTGCGGCAGCTCCACCTGGAGGACAACCAGCTGACGTCTCTGAGGAGCGGGATCTTCTCCATGCTGCGATCCCTGGAGGTCCTGAACCTCGCCGGGAACCAGATCAGAGAGACGGAGATGGGCGTCCTCAAGCCGCTCACTAGCATGACGTTACTCAACCTGGCCAACAACCAGATGTCCACAATCTTCTTCAAGACGTTCCTCCACATCCACACCTACAGCACCCACATCCTGCTGGAGGACAACCCGTGGAACTGCGATTGCGACCTGCAGAGAGTTTTCCGGAAGCTGCAGAGCATCCATAGGCTCTTCCTGGACGACTACTACAATCTGACCTGCAAGGAGCCGTCGGCCCTCAAGGACTACCGGCTGATGGACGTGGACACGGAGCTGTGCCTCGCCGAGACGGTCACCGTGCTTGTCATCACCGTTACCGTGGTGATAACCGTTCTGGCCACCATGCTGATGggcaagaggaagaagaagaagaacagaaaGCACTGGACGCAGCAGGGAGAGTTTTCAGATGAGTCGGACAACTGA